The following coding sequences are from one Gammaproteobacteria bacterium window:
- the lpdA gene encoding dihydrolipoyl dehydrogenase, whose product MSNIVEIKVPDIGDFSEVEVIEILVSVGDQIKAETSLISVESDKASMEIPSPQAGVVKEILIKLGDKVSEGSAIVKLEVGAQAAAAPKADKPAAASAAPAPAAPVAAAPKAASFAGKVDKQAQTVVLGSGPGGYTAAFRAADLGQQVILIERYQSIGGVCLNVGCIPSKALLHTAQVINEAAEFHEIGVDFNKPKIDLDKLRGHKNKVVGKLTGGLKQLAKQRKVEIVHGYGKFTSPNTIEVVADDGSKTVVGFDNCIIAAGSRVTKLPFIPWSDPRVMDSTDALEVQEVPKRLLVIGGGIIGLEMATVYDALGAKVTVVELSAGLIPGADRDVVRPLERRIKGRYENIFLNTKVTAVESTDAGMKVTLEDKNGTRTDTFDRVLVSIGRSPNGKLIDADKAGVTVNDWGFIPVDKQQRTNVPHIYAIGDIVGQPMLAHKATHEGKVAAQNIAGEKSFFDARTIPSVCYTDPEVAWMGKTEEQCKAEGIEYHKGVFPWAASGRSLSLGRDEGMTKVLFDADHKIIGAAMVGPNAGELVAEAVLALEMGADIEDIALTVHPHPTLSETFNFAAEVAEGTCTDIYAPKKK is encoded by the coding sequence ATGAGCAATATCGTAGAAATCAAGGTTCCTGACATCGGTGATTTTTCCGAAGTGGAAGTCATCGAAATTCTGGTTAGCGTTGGTGACCAGATCAAGGCGGAAACTTCGCTGATCTCGGTCGAGTCTGACAAAGCCTCCATGGAAATTCCTTCGCCGCAAGCTGGCGTGGTGAAAGAAATTTTGATCAAGCTGGGCGACAAGGTGAGCGAAGGTTCTGCCATCGTGAAACTGGAAGTGGGCGCACAAGCGGCAGCGGCTCCCAAGGCAGACAAGCCCGCAGCGGCCTCTGCAGCACCTGCACCAGCGGCTCCCGTCGCTGCGGCACCCAAGGCAGCGAGTTTTGCTGGCAAGGTCGACAAGCAGGCACAGACCGTGGTGCTGGGTTCTGGCCCTGGTGGTTACACTGCGGCATTCCGCGCAGCCGATCTGGGGCAGCAGGTGATTCTGATCGAACGCTATCAGTCCATCGGTGGGGTGTGTCTGAACGTCGGCTGTATTCCTTCCAAGGCACTGCTGCACACTGCACAGGTCATCAATGAAGCCGCCGAGTTCCACGAAATCGGCGTGGATTTCAACAAGCCAAAAATTGATCTGGACAAGTTGCGCGGTCACAAAAACAAAGTGGTCGGCAAGCTGACTGGTGGTCTGAAACAGTTGGCCAAACAGCGCAAGGTCGAAATCGTTCACGGCTATGGCAAATTTACTTCGCCCAACACCATCGAAGTGGTGGCGGATGACGGCAGCAAAACCGTGGTTGGTTTTGACAACTGTATCATCGCCGCCGGTTCACGCGTCACCAAACTGCCATTCATTCCCTGGAGTGATCCACGCGTAATGGATTCCACTGACGCGTTGGAAGTGCAGGAAGTTCCCAAGCGCCTGCTGGTGATTGGTGGCGGTATCATCGGTCTGGAAATGGCGACGGTGTACGATGCGCTGGGTGCCAAGGTCACGGTAGTGGAATTGTCAGCGGGCCTGATTCCTGGTGCTGATCGCGACGTGGTGCGTCCGCTGGAGCGCCGCATCAAAGGTCGGTACGAAAATATTTTCCTCAACACCAAAGTGACGGCCGTTGAATCTACCGACGCAGGCATGAAAGTCACCCTGGAAGATAAAAACGGCACGCGCACCGACACGTTTGACCGCGTACTGGTGTCCATCGGTCGTTCGCCCAACGGCAAACTGATCGACGCCGACAAAGCCGGTGTGACGGTGAACGACTGGGGTTTCATTCCCGTCGACAAACAACAGCGCACCAACGTGCCGCACATCTATGCGATCGGCGATATCGTCGGTCAGCCCATGCTGGCGCACAAGGCTACGCACGAAGGCAAGGTGGCCGCGCAGAACATCGCAGGCGAGAAATCGTTCTTCGACGCACGCACGATTCCATCGGTCTGCTACACCGATCCCGAAGTGGCGTGGATGGGCAAAACCGAAGAACAGTGCAAGGCCGAAGGCATCGAATACCACAAAGGCGTATTCCCTTGGGCGGCTTCCGGTCGTTCGCTGTCACTGGGCCGCGATGAGGGTATGACCAAAGTGCTGTTCGACGCCGATCACAAGATCATCGGTGCGGCGATGGTTGGCCCCAATGCCGGTGAACTGGTTGCCGAAGCGGTACTGGCGCTGGAAATGGGCGCGGACATCGAAGACATCGCTTTGACTGTTCATCCACACCCAACCCTGTCCGAGACGTTTAACTTCGCTGCCGAAGTGGCAGAGGGGACGTGTACGGATATTTATGCGCCGAAGAAAAAGTAA
- the aceF gene encoding dihydrolipoyllysine-residue acetyltransferase produces the protein MSKQILVPDIGDFSEVEVIEILVSPGDTIAAETSLISVESDKASMEIPSPEAGVVKEIKIQIGDKVSEGSLILLLEPAAGASAAPQKEAAPAPVAAAPAPVAAPAPAAAKTAAPAPVAQKVSPTAKIDEVAFSKAYATPSVRKFARELGVDLGKVAGSGRKGRITKEDVQSFVKRALSQPVTGGGLGIDPMPEIDFSQWGAIESKPLTKINKLTGKNLHRNWLTVPHVTQFDEADITDMEEFRKQLSGDYKDQGIRITPLVFMMKAVVSALKKYPRFNASLDPTGENLIFKKYYNIGIAVDTPDGLVVPVVRDVDRKSIVDLAVELGEISIKARDKKLKPSDMQGGCFTISSLGGIGGTMFTPIVNAPDVAILGVSRAKMQPVWNGKEFEPRLMLPLSLSYDHRVIDGADGARFTTFLSRVLSDTRRLLL, from the coding sequence ATGAGTAAACAAATTCTTGTTCCTGACATTGGTGATTTCAGCGAAGTCGAAGTCATCGAAATTCTGGTGTCTCCTGGTGACACGATTGCTGCGGAAACGTCATTGATTTCTGTGGAGTCGGACAAAGCCTCCATGGAGATTCCCTCGCCTGAAGCCGGTGTGGTGAAAGAAATCAAAATTCAGATCGGCGACAAGGTTTCCGAAGGCAGTCTGATTTTGCTGCTGGAACCAGCGGCCGGTGCATCCGCTGCACCTCAAAAGGAAGCAGCCCCTGCTCCAGTGGCAGCCGCACCTGCACCTGTCGCGGCTCCCGCGCCAGCGGCAGCCAAGACGGCGGCTCCCGCGCCAGTGGCACAAAAAGTATCGCCCACGGCGAAGATTGATGAGGTCGCTTTCTCCAAGGCTTACGCAACACCGTCAGTGCGCAAATTCGCCCGTGAACTGGGTGTGGATTTGGGCAAGGTGGCTGGTTCTGGTCGTAAAGGTCGCATCACCAAGGAAGACGTGCAGAGCTTTGTGAAGCGTGCGCTGTCTCAGCCTGTGACTGGCGGTGGTCTGGGTATCGACCCGATGCCGGAAATCGATTTCAGTCAGTGGGGCGCGATCGAGAGCAAGCCGCTGACCAAGATCAACAAGCTCACCGGCAAAAATCTGCATCGCAACTGGCTCACTGTTCCGCACGTGACCCAGTTTGACGAAGCCGATATCACCGACATGGAAGAATTCCGCAAGCAATTGTCCGGCGATTACAAAGACCAGGGCATCCGTATCACGCCGCTGGTGTTCATGATGAAGGCGGTGGTTTCGGCGCTGAAGAAATATCCGCGCTTCAACGCGTCACTGGACCCGACTGGCGAAAATCTGATTTTCAAAAAGTACTACAACATCGGTATTGCGGTGGATACGCCCGATGGTTTGGTGGTGCCGGTGGTGCGCGATGTGGATCGCAAGTCCATCGTAGATCTGGCGGTTGAGCTGGGTGAAATCAGCATCAAGGCGCGCGACAAAAAGCTCAAGCCTTCTGACATGCAGGGTGGTTGCTTCACCATCTCCAGCTTGGGCGGCATCGGTGGCACCATGTTTACGCCGATCGTGAACGCGCCTGACGTGGCGATCCTGGGCGTTTCCCGCGCCAAGATGCAGCCAGTGTGGAATGGCAAGGAGTTTGAGCCGCGTTTGATGTTGCCGCTTTCCTTGTCTTACGATCATCGCGTGATTGACGGTGCTGATGGTGCGCGTTTCACCACGTTCCTCAGTCGCGTGTTGTCTGATACACGCCGCTTGTTGCTGTAG